In Deltaproteobacteria bacterium, one genomic interval encodes:
- the efp gene encoding elongation factor P — MYSTPDFRKGLKVELDGTPYSIVDFQHVKPGKGGAFVRTKLKNLLTGGIIDKTFRAGEKVGKPDINQSNMQFLYSDGDGYHFMNVNTYDQVQVPEDEIGSDKDFLKENTIVEVLEYNGKVIGIDLPNFVSLKVVETEPGVKGDTATGATKPATVETGAEINVPLFINEGDFLKIDTRTGEYMERVKE, encoded by the coding sequence CTTACTCGATTGTCGATTTTCAGCATGTGAAACCGGGCAAGGGAGGGGCCTTTGTAAGAACAAAGCTGAAAAATCTGCTCACAGGGGGGATTATAGACAAAACGTTCAGGGCAGGAGAAAAAGTCGGTAAACCGGATATAAACCAGAGCAATATGCAGTTTCTGTACAGCGATGGTGACGGCTACCATTTTATGAATGTCAATACCTATGACCAGGTACAGGTGCCTGAAGATGAAATCGGTTCAGATAAGGATTTTCTGAAGGAAAATACCATTGTGGAAGTACTTGAATATAACGGAAAAGTCATCGGTATAGATCTTCCCAATTTTGTTAGCCTTAAAGTGGTTGAAACAGAGCCCGGCGTCAAAGGCGACACGGCAACGGGCGCTACCAAACCGGCCACAGTGGAAACGGGAGCGGAAATAAACGTTCCTCTATTTATCAACGAAGGGGACTTCTTGAAAATAGACACAAGAACCGGTGAATATATGGAGCGTGTAAAGGAATAA
- the accB gene encoding acetyl-CoA carboxylase biotin carboxyl carrier protein, with translation MDIKKIKQIVKLLKENDLQEIEIEDDESRIMVKNGGGQSFVAAPQPLVATQAVPVEGNGPAKVDETKAESKYHVVKSPMVGTFYRSPSPDSPAYVEEGQTVTKGQSLCIVEAMKLMNEIEADVKGKIVTILVENGQPVEYGEPLLEIDVA, from the coding sequence ATGGATATTAAAAAAATAAAGCAAATTGTAAAACTCCTCAAGGAGAATGATCTGCAGGAAATTGAAATTGAAGATGATGAATCGAGGATTATGGTAAAAAATGGCGGTGGGCAGTCTTTTGTGGCAGCTCCCCAGCCGCTTGTTGCAACACAGGCTGTGCCTGTTGAAGGTAACGGCCCTGCCAAAGTTGATGAGACAAAGGCTGAATCCAAATACCATGTCGTTAAATCACCCATGGTTGGAACCTTCTACAGAAGTCCCTCTCCTGATTCGCCGGCTTATGTTGAAGAGGGGCAGACTGTAACCAAAGGGCAGTCGCTCTGTATTGTGGAAGCCATGAAGCTTATGAATGAAATCGAGGCCGATGTTAAAGGTAAAATCGTCACTATCCTTGTGGAAAACGGTCAGCCTGTCGAATATGGCGAACCTCTCCTGGAAATCGATGTGGCTTAA
- the accC gene encoding acetyl-CoA carboxylase biotin carboxylase subunit, with translation MFNKILIANRGEIALRIIRSCKELGIATVAVHSDVDAEALHVKLADESVCIGPASPLESYLNITSLMSAAEVTDADAVHPGYGFLAENAEFREICDNCGIKFIGPRAENIRLMGNKIKAREIMKKAGVPILPGSEGGIKDEKEALEIAKEIGFPVIIKASAGGGGKGMKIVHNPASLNNAFLTTRSEAMAAFGDGEVYIEKYCERPRHVEIQVMADKHGNVIHLGERECSIQRRHQKLLEEAPCPIMTPELRKRMGDAAVAAAKSVDYTNVGTVEFLLDGDEFYFMEMNTRVQVEHPITEMITGVDIVKEQILSAAGEKLRYAQKDIKLKGHAIECRINAEDPENFLPSPGKVTYYHVPGGLGVRVDSAVYDQYVIQPYYDSLIGKVIVHADTRAAAIERMHRSLDEYIIEGVKTTIPFFKKILRDKDFIAGNTDTKFLERRR, from the coding sequence ATGTTTAATAAAATATTAATTGCCAACAGGGGCGAAATTGCGCTCAGGATCATTCGTTCCTGTAAGGAACTGGGCATCGCTACCGTTGCCGTTCATTCCGACGTAGATGCAGAGGCCCTTCATGTCAAACTTGCCGATGAGAGTGTCTGTATCGGTCCTGCCAGTCCTCTTGAAAGCTACCTGAATATTACCTCGCTTATGAGTGCGGCAGAGGTGACTGATGCCGATGCCGTTCATCCCGGCTATGGATTTCTGGCTGAAAATGCCGAATTCAGGGAGATATGCGATAATTGCGGAATAAAGTTTATTGGTCCCCGTGCTGAAAATATCAGGCTCATGGGCAATAAAATCAAGGCAAGGGAAATCATGAAAAAGGCAGGCGTGCCCATTTTGCCGGGAAGTGAAGGTGGAATCAAGGATGAAAAGGAAGCCCTTGAAATTGCCAAAGAAATAGGCTTTCCTGTCATTATCAAGGCCTCGGCCGGTGGCGGGGGCAAGGGGATGAAGATTGTTCATAATCCGGCCAGCCTTAATAACGCTTTTCTTACAACCCGGTCAGAGGCCATGGCCGCCTTTGGCGATGGTGAGGTCTATATTGAAAAATATTGCGAGCGGCCACGCCATGTTGAAATACAGGTCATGGCTGACAAACATGGAAATGTAATTCACCTCGGTGAGCGGGAGTGCAGCATACAAAGACGCCACCAGAAACTTCTTGAAGAGGCGCCATGTCCGATTATGACGCCCGAACTGAGAAAACGGATGGGTGATGCTGCTGTTGCCGCAGCAAAGTCGGTTGACTATACCAATGTGGGCACTGTCGAATTTCTCCTCGATGGTGATGAATTCTACTTCATGGAGATGAATACGAGGGTCCAGGTCGAACACCCGATTACGGAGATGATTACAGGCGTTGATATCGTTAAGGAACAGATTCTCTCTGCCGCCGGAGAAAAGCTAAGATATGCGCAAAAGGATATCAAGTTAAAGGGCCATGCCATCGAGTGCAGGATCAATGCGGAAGATCCTGAAAATTTTCTGCCCTCACCTGGAAAAGTGACCTACTATCATGTGCCCGGCGGACTTGGCGTAAGGGTTGATTCGGCTGTTTATGACCAGTACGTTATTCAGCCTTATTATGATTCGCTCATTGGAAAGGTTATTGTTCATGCCGATACAAGGGCTGCTGCCATCGAAAGGATGCACAGGTCGCTCGATGAATACATTATTGAAGGTGTCAAGACGACCATTCCCTTTTTCAAGAAGATTCTAAGAGATAAGGACTTCATTGCAGGAAATACGGATACTAAATTTTTGGAGAGACGGCGATAA